In Flavobacterium sp. CBA20B-1, one DNA window encodes the following:
- a CDS encoding KUP/HAK/KT family potassium transporter — protein sequence MEAKHSLNKVSAGALLITLGIIYGDIGTSPLYVMKAIFGEAPINENLVLGAVSCVLWTLTIQTSIKYVWLTLQADNNGEGGIFSLYTLVKKLKKKWLIVPALIGGSAMLADGFITPPISISSALEGLKIYYPDLQTIPLVIAVIVVLFFFQSYGTKTIGKFFGPIMFIWFSMLAIVGLLQIIQLPEILKAFNPYYAYLLLKEHPEGFYVLGFVFLCTTGAEALYSDLGHCGIKNIRASWLFVKTTLILNYFGQGAFLLSHADIKLKTFENGVEFIQNPFYLMMPQWFIPVGIIVATLAAIIAAQALITGSFTMINEAMRLNLWPRVLVKYPSIIKGQLYIPSTNWMLCIGCILIVLHFKESSNMEAAYGLAIVMCMIATSILLTYYMILKRFSKFIIAAFVMVYSVIEISFFLANIDKFHHGGYVSLLVAGGLASVMAIWFLGKRIRKNYTEFVRLEDYTTVIEDLSNDESIPQYANNLIYLTNAHIKSEIESKVIYSILYKRPKRADVYWMLHVNVQDEPYGMEYQIKKFSDKIIRVDFYLGFRIAPKISPLFKKVLEDLNKCGEFNKLSTYHSLRKNQITADHKYIIIEKVVSYDNDLPWYEKFILDCYAFIRKNSLSEEKAFGLDNSSVKIEYYPLLLNNNIADIPLKRRTDKKK from the coding sequence GTGGAAGCAAAACACAGCCTAAATAAAGTAAGTGCCGGCGCTTTATTAATCACATTAGGTATCATTTATGGAGATATCGGTACTTCGCCTTTGTATGTAATGAAAGCTATTTTTGGCGAAGCACCCATTAATGAAAATCTGGTGCTGGGTGCGGTTTCTTGTGTGCTTTGGACACTTACCATACAAACCAGTATAAAATATGTATGGCTTACCTTACAAGCTGACAATAACGGAGAAGGTGGTATTTTTTCGCTTTATACGTTGGTGAAAAAGCTAAAGAAAAAATGGTTGATTGTTCCGGCCTTAATTGGCGGTAGTGCCATGCTTGCCGATGGATTCATCACACCTCCTATCTCAATTTCTTCGGCCTTAGAGGGTTTAAAAATTTATTACCCCGATTTGCAAACCATTCCGCTTGTAATTGCTGTTATTGTGGTGCTGTTCTTTTTTCAGAGTTATGGCACCAAAACCATTGGAAAGTTCTTCGGACCTATTATGTTTATTTGGTTCAGTATGTTGGCAATTGTGGGATTATTGCAAATTATCCAATTGCCCGAAATTTTAAAAGCTTTTAATCCTTATTATGCTTATTTGCTGTTAAAAGAACATCCAGAAGGTTTTTATGTATTGGGATTTGTGTTTCTGTGTACCACAGGTGCCGAAGCTTTGTACAGCGATTTGGGTCATTGTGGCATAAAAAACATACGCGCCAGTTGGTTGTTTGTAAAAACAACATTGATTTTAAATTACTTTGGTCAAGGTGCATTTTTACTTTCACATGCCGATATAAAACTGAAAACATTTGAAAACGGTGTAGAATTTATTCAAAACCCGTTCTATTTAATGATGCCGCAATGGTTTATTCCCGTCGGAATTATTGTAGCAACATTGGCAGCCATCATTGCAGCACAAGCATTAATCACTGGCTCATTTACCATGATAAACGAGGCCATGCGTTTAAATCTTTGGCCGCGTGTGTTGGTTAAATATCCATCGATTATAAAAGGACAGTTATACATTCCTTCTACCAATTGGATGCTTTGCATTGGTTGTATCTTGATTGTGTTGCATTTCAAAGAATCGAGCAATATGGAAGCTGCTTATGGTTTGGCAATTGTAATGTGTATGATTGCAACCAGTATATTGCTTACCTACTATATGATTTTAAAACGCTTTAGCAAATTCATCATCGCTGCGTTTGTAATGGTATATAGCGTGATTGAAATATCGTTTTTCTTGGCAAATATTGATAAGTTTCACCACGGCGGTTATGTGTCGCTTTTAGTGGCAGGAGGTTTAGCAAGTGTTATGGCCATTTGGTTTTTGGGTAAACGCATTCGTAAGAATTATACCGAATTTGTTCGTTTGGAAGATTACACCACTGTAATAGAAGATTTAAGCAATGACGAAAGCATCCCGCAATATGCCAACAACCTCATCTATCTTACCAACGCACATATTAAAAGCGAAATTGAATCGAAAGTGATTTATTCCATCCTTTATAAACGTCCCAAACGTGCCGATGTTTATTGGATGTTGCATGTAAATGTTCAAGACGAACCTTATGGAATGGAATATCAAATTAAAAAATTCTCAGACAAAATTATCCGTGTCGATTTTTATTTAGGATTCCGCATTGCACCAAAGATAAGTCCGTTGTTTAAAAAAGTTTTAGAAGATTTAAACAAATGCGGAGAGTTCAATAAACTTAGTACGTATCACTCTTTAAGAAAAAATCAAATCACTGCCGACCACAAATACATCATCATCGAAAAAGTAGTTTCTTATGACAACGATTTGCCTTGGTACGAAAAATTTATACTCGATTGTTATGCATTCATTCGCAAGAATAGTTTATCGGAAGAAAAAGCTTTTGGATTAGACAATAGTTCAGTGAAAATTGAATATTATCCGCTGTTGTTAAACAACAATATCGCTGATATTCCTTTAAAACGAAGAACCGATAAAAAGAAATAA